A genomic stretch from Eptesicus fuscus isolate TK198812 chromosome 15, DD_ASM_mEF_20220401, whole genome shotgun sequence includes:
- the LOC103286374 gene encoding olfactory receptor 13C9, translating to MEWENQTILVEFFLKGLSGYPRLERLFFVLILIMYVVILLGNGTLILISILDSHLHTPMYFFLGNLSFLDICYTTTSIPSTLVNFLSERKTISFPGCAVQMFLGLAMGTTECVLLGMMAFDRYVAICNPLRYPVVMGKISYVPMAAGSWFAGVINSAVQTTLVVQLTFCRNNVINHFSCEILAVMKMACADISDNEFIMLVATTLFTLMPLLLIVISYSLIISSILKIHPSDGRSRAFSTCSAHLTVVIIFYGTILFMYMKPKSKETLNSHDLDATDKLISLFYGVMTPMMNPLIYSLRNKDVKEAVKHLLRRKIFNK from the coding sequence aTGGAATGGGAAAACCAAACCATTCTGGTGGAATTCTTTTTAAAGGGGCTTTCTGGTTACCCAAGGCTTGAGCGACTTTTTTTTGTGCTAATCTTAATAATGTATGTGGTCATCCTTCTGGGCAATGGCACCcttattttaattagcatctTGGACTCCCACCTTCACACCCCTATGTACTTCTTCCTGGGGAACCTCTCCTTCTTGGACATCTGCTACACTACCACCTCCATTCCTTCCACACTGGTGAACTTCCTCTCAGAAAGAAAGACCATCTCCTTTCCTGGCTGTGCGGTGCAGATGTTCCTTGGCTTGGCCATGGGGACAACAGAGTGTGTGCTCTTGGGCATGATGGCTTTTGACCGCTATGTGGCTATCTGCAACCCTCTGAGATATCCTGTTGTCATGGGTAAGATATCCTATGTGCCCATGGCAGCTGGGTCCTGGTTTGCAGGGGTTATCAACTCTGCAGTACAAACCACACTTGTGGTACAATTGACATTTTGTAGGAATAATGTCATCAATCATTTCTCCTGTGAAATTCTGGCTGTCATGAAGATGGCCTGTGCTGACATCTCAGACAATGAGTTCATCATGCTTGTGGCCACGACATTGTTCACATTGATGCCCCTGCTCCTGATTGTCATCTCTTACTCACTAATCATCTCCAGCATCCTCAAGATCCACCCTTCTGACGGGAGAAGCAGAGCCTTCTCTACTTGCTCAGCCCACCTGACTGTGGTGATAATATTCTATGGAACCATTCTCTTCATGTACATGAAGCCCAAGTCTAAAGAGACACTCAATTCACATGACTTGGATGCTACTGACAAACTTATATCCCTGTTTTATGGAGTGATGACTCCCATGATGAATCCTTTAATCTATAGTCTCAGAAACAAAGATGTGAAGGAGGCAGTAAAACATCTacttagaagaaaaatttttaacaAGTAA